One Paenibacillus sp. FSL H7-0737 DNA segment encodes these proteins:
- a CDS encoding metal ABC transporter ATP-binding protein, with product MQSVSLDCHQHIIDIQDLSFSYGEQKVISNLNYSVRERDFLGIIGSNGAGKTTLMKMIVGLLPASSGEIKLFGTPVRKFKDWERIGYVPQKNAFNPLFPATVREVVLSGLYNNKNLIRRVSKAQHRQCEDALEVMRIQDIAEKRVGQLSGGQQQRVFLARALINHPDLLILDEPTVGIDAESQAGFFELITHMHAHHHMTFLMVSHDIDMIKNYLGNEPVQTNGKINFFSRHSHDLQNCTEENLQHTLS from the coding sequence ATGCAATCGGTATCCTTGGACTGCCATCAGCATATCATCGATATACAGGATCTTTCTTTTTCATATGGTGAACAGAAGGTGATCTCGAATCTTAACTATAGTGTAAGAGAACGAGACTTCCTTGGTATCATTGGTTCTAATGGCGCTGGTAAAACAACACTGATGAAGATGATCGTCGGTTTGCTACCGGCAAGCAGTGGTGAAATCAAACTATTTGGAACGCCTGTCCGCAAGTTTAAAGACTGGGAACGGATAGGTTATGTTCCACAAAAGAACGCCTTCAACCCGCTGTTTCCAGCAACGGTGCGTGAAGTAGTGCTATCTGGTTTGTACAACAACAAGAATCTTATACGAAGAGTATCTAAGGCTCAGCATCGTCAGTGCGAAGATGCACTAGAAGTGATGCGGATACAGGATATTGCGGAGAAAAGAGTAGGCCAGCTGTCGGGCGGCCAGCAGCAGCGTGTATTTCTAGCACGTGCGTTGATCAACCATCCGGATCTGCTGATTTTGGATGAGCCTACAGTCGGTATTGATGCTGAATCACAAGCAGGATTCTTTGAATTAATTACACATATGCATGCCCATCATCATATGACATTCCTAATGGTGTCGCATGATATTGACATGATTAAGAATTACTTAGGGAATGAACCTGTGCAAACGAACGGTAAGATTAACTTTTTCTCCCGTCATTCTCATGATTTGCAGAATTGTACAGAGGAGAACCTGCAGCACACGCTCTCTTAG
- a CDS encoding metal ABC transporter solute-binding protein, Zn/Mn family, which produces MVAMKSRISLLILALVLVFTLTACGPKSSGSIVEGKVNVVTTFYPIYEFTREIGGDDINAINLLPVGVEPHDWTPRSQDIVNTSKAQLFLYNGAGLEGWVPNFLKGLDSSSKVEAVEVSKGVNLIMTDEDDGHDHGGSGEEDHHEDDADHNSHSSEDSLHTDPHTWVSPKSAIIMARNIKESLQSVDPEHKDGYEERYNKLAERLQALDSKFEQELTKLPNHKIVVSHQAFAYLARDYKLEQHAIMGLSPDAEPRGQDLVNLAKMVKEEKIQYIFFEELVSDKLAKTLAAEAGVSTMVLNPVEGLTAEQEKNGDNYFTLMEKNLQNLIMALQ; this is translated from the coding sequence ATGGTTGCTATGAAGTCACGAATAAGTCTGCTTATACTTGCATTGGTGCTTGTATTTACACTCACTGCATGTGGACCTAAGAGCAGTGGAAGTATAGTTGAAGGGAAAGTAAATGTTGTAACTACTTTTTATCCTATTTATGAGTTTACTCGGGAAATTGGTGGAGATGATATAAATGCCATTAATCTTCTTCCGGTTGGTGTAGAGCCGCATGATTGGACACCACGCAGTCAGGATATTGTCAATACCTCCAAAGCGCAACTATTCTTGTACAATGGAGCAGGGCTTGAGGGATGGGTTCCTAATTTTCTAAAAGGACTTGATAGTAGCAGTAAAGTGGAAGCTGTTGAAGTAAGTAAAGGTGTTAATTTAATAATGACCGATGAAGATGACGGACATGATCATGGGGGAAGCGGCGAAGAGGATCATCACGAAGATGATGCTGATCATAATAGCCATTCTTCTGAGGATAGCCTTCATACAGACCCACATACCTGGGTAAGTCCAAAATCAGCGATCATCATGGCGCGCAATATAAAAGAAAGCCTTCAATCTGTGGACCCTGAGCATAAAGATGGTTATGAAGAGCGTTACAATAAGCTTGCTGAACGTTTACAGGCTTTGGATAGTAAATTTGAACAGGAGCTTACCAAGCTGCCTAACCACAAAATTGTAGTTTCGCACCAAGCTTTTGCCTATCTTGCCCGTGACTATAAGCTTGAGCAGCATGCGATTATGGGATTATCCCCAGACGCTGAGCCGCGTGGACAGGATTTAGTAAACCTGGCGAAGATGGTTAAAGAGGAGAAGATTCAATACATCTTTTTTGAAGAGCTTGTCTCCGATAAACTGGCTAAGACGTTAGCGGCTGAAGCTGGTGTGTCTACTATGGTTCTTAATCCGGTAGAGGGTCTTACTGCGGAGCAAGAAAAGAACGGGGATAACTACTTCACCTTGATGGAGAAAAATTTGCAAAATCTGATTATGGCTTTACAATAA
- the mntR gene encoding transcriptional regulator MntR: protein MPTPSMEDYLERIYKLIDEKGYARVSDIAEGLEVHPSSVTKMIQKLDKDEYLIYEKYRGLVLTNKGKKVGKRLVDRHQLLEEFLGLIGVQQEYIYNDVEGIEHHLSWDSITRIETLVEYFRRDEERVQTLYAIHNELTSDS, encoded by the coding sequence ATGCCAACACCCAGCATGGAGGATTATTTGGAGCGCATATACAAGCTCATAGATGAGAAAGGTTATGCGCGGGTCTCGGATATTGCCGAGGGACTGGAAGTACACCCCTCCTCTGTGACCAAGATGATCCAAAAACTGGATAAGGACGAATATCTCATCTATGAGAAATATCGTGGGCTTGTCCTAACCAACAAAGGGAAAAAAGTAGGAAAACGTCTGGTTGATCGCCATCAACTATTGGAGGAATTCCTCGGATTGATCGGAGTACAGCAGGAATACATTTATAATGATGTTGAAGGAATCGAGCATCACTTAAGTTGGGATTCGATTACGCGTATTGAAACATTGGTAGAATATTTCCGCCGCGACGAAGAACGTGTACAGACTTTATATGCGATTCACAACGAACTGACAAGCGATTCTTGA
- the metG gene encoding methionine--tRNA ligase encodes MSEKKTFYLTTPIYYPSDKLHIGHAYSTVAGDAMARYKRLRGYDVRYLTGTDEHGQKIERKAEEAGKTPQQFVDDIVVGIKELWRKLDISNDDFIRTTEERHKKVVQDIFDRLLKQGDIYKGEYEGWYSIPDETFYTETQLVDIVRDDNGVIIGAKSPDSGHPVELVKEASYFFRMSKYADRLLQFYEENPEFILPESRKNEMINNFIKPGLEDLAVSRTTFDWGVKVKGDEKHVVYVWIDALTNYITALGYGSEDRCLYDNFWPADVHIVGKEIVRFHTIYWPIILMALGEPLPKKVFAHGWLLMKDGKMSKSKGNVVDPVTLIDRYGLDALRYYLLREVPFGSDGTFTPESFVDRVNYDLANDLGNLLNRTGAMVEKYFGGELPAYEGNVTAFDGELQAAAENTYAKVEEAMEKMEFSVALTAIGIFISRTNKYIDETQPWVLAKDESRTAELASVMRHLVEGLRTASILLQPFLTQTPAKIWEQLGIEVGELTTWDSGKTFGLIPAGTKLVKGNPIFPRLDVEQEVAYIAEAMGAGKPAAEATEAAPAAPVVSEPEEEHKEEIGIDDFAKAELRVAQVIAAEPVKKADKLLKLQLDLGYEQRQVVSGIAKFYTPEELVGQKVICIVNLKPVKLRGELSQGMILAASKGDQLTIATVPDSMPNGAIVK; translated from the coding sequence ATGAGCGAAAAGAAAACTTTTTACTTAACTACACCTATCTACTATCCGAGTGATAAGCTGCATATCGGACATGCTTATTCTACCGTAGCTGGAGATGCAATGGCCCGCTACAAACGTCTACGAGGCTATGATGTAAGGTATCTTACAGGTACAGACGAGCATGGTCAAAAGATTGAACGGAAGGCAGAGGAAGCAGGCAAAACCCCTCAGCAGTTCGTTGATGACATCGTTGTTGGCATTAAGGAATTATGGCGCAAGCTAGACATCTCCAATGATGACTTTATCCGCACAACGGAAGAACGTCATAAGAAGGTAGTTCAGGATATTTTTGATCGACTGCTCAAGCAAGGTGACATCTATAAAGGCGAATATGAAGGCTGGTACAGTATTCCGGATGAAACCTTCTATACAGAAACACAATTGGTCGATATCGTTCGAGATGACAATGGCGTAATCATTGGTGCAAAAAGCCCTGATAGCGGTCATCCGGTTGAACTTGTGAAGGAAGCGAGTTATTTCTTCCGGATGAGTAAATATGCAGATCGATTGCTGCAATTTTATGAGGAGAATCCGGAGTTTATTTTGCCGGAATCCCGTAAAAACGAAATGATTAACAACTTTATCAAGCCTGGTCTGGAGGATCTTGCGGTTTCCCGTACGACTTTCGATTGGGGTGTTAAGGTTAAAGGCGATGAAAAGCATGTAGTGTACGTATGGATCGATGCATTGACAAATTACATTACTGCTTTGGGTTACGGTTCCGAGGATCGCTGTTTGTACGATAATTTCTGGCCTGCTGATGTGCATATTGTCGGCAAAGAAATCGTCCGTTTCCATACGATTTACTGGCCAATCATTCTAATGGCGCTGGGTGAGCCTCTTCCAAAAAAGGTATTTGCTCATGGCTGGCTGCTCATGAAGGATGGCAAAATGTCAAAATCCAAAGGGAACGTAGTAGATCCAGTTACATTAATTGATCGTTACGGCCTGGATGCACTTCGTTATTACCTGCTACGGGAAGTACCGTTTGGTTCGGATGGTACATTCACACCGGAAAGCTTTGTAGATCGGGTTAACTATGATCTTGCTAATGACCTTGGTAACCTGTTGAACCGGACAGGTGCGATGGTAGAGAAGTATTTCGGTGGAGAGCTTCCAGCGTATGAAGGAAATGTAACAGCATTTGATGGTGAGCTTCAAGCTGCGGCAGAGAATACTTATGCCAAAGTAGAAGAAGCGATGGAAAAAATGGAGTTCTCCGTAGCGCTAACAGCGATCGGGATCTTTATCAGCCGCACCAATAAATATATTGATGAGACACAGCCTTGGGTGCTTGCTAAGGATGAGAGCAGAACAGCTGAGTTGGCTTCCGTAATGAGACATCTTGTGGAAGGTCTTCGCACCGCTTCCATTCTACTGCAGCCGTTCTTGACGCAAACCCCAGCGAAGATTTGGGAACAGCTTGGCATCGAAGTTGGTGAATTAACGACATGGGACAGCGGCAAGACCTTTGGTCTGATTCCGGCAGGAACAAAGCTGGTGAAAGGCAATCCAATCTTCCCTCGTCTGGATGTGGAGCAAGAAGTAGCTTATATCGCCGAAGCCATGGGCGCTGGTAAACCGGCTGCTGAAGCGACCGAAGCAGCACCTGCGGCTCCTGTGGTATCCGAGCCTGAGGAAGAGCATAAAGAAGAGATCGGCATCGACGATTTCGCCAAGGCTGAGCTTCGGGTAGCTCAGGTCATTGCAGCTGAGCCTGTGAAGAAAGCCGACAAGCTGCTGAAGCTGCAGCTGGATCTAGGTTATGAGCAGCGTCAAGTCGTTTCTGGTATCGCGAAGTTTTACACACCGGAAGAGCTGGTAGGCCAAAAAGTGATTTGTATTGTGAACCTGAAGCCAGTGAAACTGCGCGGAGAATTGTCCCAAGGGATGATTTTAGCGGCTTCTAAAGGTGACCAGTTAACCATCGCCACAGTTCCAGATAGCATGCCAAATGGAGCTATTGTGAAGTAA
- a CDS encoding metal ABC transporter permease codes for MEILFSDFFQRALAGGLLIGITAPLIGVFLVLRRLSMIGDTLAHVTIAGVALGFLTGFYPLGAGLIFAVVASFAIEKLRKAYKSYAELSIAIIMSGGVALASLFFTLGKGYNADVMSYLFGSIYTLDNTDLIVVGIVTIAVVVVVSLFFKEFFLLSFEEDAASVSGLPVKLLNMLITILTALVISTAIKIVGSLLVSALLTIPVAISLLLSRSFKSSVILSVIISEIAVVGGLVVAGVWNLAPGATIVLLLISLLVLTLIGKKGLPA; via the coding sequence TTGGAAATTCTATTTAGCGATTTTTTTCAGCGAGCGCTTGCGGGCGGTCTTCTGATAGGCATTACAGCGCCGCTTATAGGCGTTTTTCTTGTGCTCAGACGTTTATCAATGATTGGGGATACGCTGGCTCATGTTACGATTGCCGGTGTGGCACTTGGTTTTTTGACAGGATTTTACCCGCTGGGAGCAGGTCTTATTTTTGCAGTGGTGGCTTCCTTCGCTATAGAGAAGCTGCGCAAGGCTTATAAGAGTTATGCAGAGCTCTCGATAGCCATAATTATGTCGGGCGGAGTGGCTTTAGCCTCACTCTTTTTCACTTTAGGAAAAGGTTATAATGCAGATGTAATGAGTTACTTGTTCGGTAGCATTTATACGTTAGACAATACCGATTTAATCGTAGTAGGGATCGTAACGATAGCAGTTGTAGTAGTAGTATCTCTGTTTTTTAAGGAGTTCTTCTTACTTAGCTTTGAAGAGGATGCTGCGAGTGTCAGCGGACTCCCAGTGAAGCTGCTTAACATGTTGATTACCATTCTGACGGCGCTTGTAATCAGTACTGCGATTAAAATTGTTGGATCTTTGCTAGTATCAGCTCTACTGACCATTCCTGTGGCCATCAGCTTATTGTTATCTCGAAGCTTTAAATCCTCAGTCATTCTATCCGTCATCATTTCGGAAATTGCTGTTGTAGGCGGATTAGTGGTTGCAGGAGTTTGGAATCTGGCCCCTGGTGCAACCATTGTGCTTTTACTCATATCACTATTAGTGTTGACTTTGATCGGTAAAAAGGGTTTGCCAGCATAA
- a CDS encoding Fur family transcriptional regulator, which translates to MLSTEQILEVMSGQGLRITDQRKTLAKLFGENKGYLSAKDVYEHMGRKYSGLSFDTVYRNLRVMEELGVLEQIVFEDGVKFKGSCNHQDHHHHMICLQCEKTYPINFCPMNLTDTPDQFRVVKHKFEVFGYCKECEENREEELVAAANRKKGV; encoded by the coding sequence ATGCTGTCGACAGAACAAATATTAGAGGTCATGTCGGGGCAAGGTCTGCGAATCACCGACCAACGCAAAACGCTTGCCAAGTTATTCGGCGAGAATAAGGGTTATTTGTCAGCGAAGGATGTCTATGAGCATATGGGCCGCAAGTATAGCGGACTTAGCTTTGATACCGTGTACCGCAATCTGCGTGTAATGGAAGAGCTTGGTGTACTTGAACAAATCGTCTTTGAAGACGGCGTGAAATTCAAGGGAAGCTGCAATCATCAGGATCACCATCATCATATGATCTGCCTTCAATGCGAGAAAACCTACCCGATTAATTTCTGCCCGATGAATTTAACGGATACACCTGATCAATTCCGGGTAGTCAAGCATAAATTTGAGGTGTTCGGTTATTGCAAGGAATGTGAAGAGAACCGGGAAGAAGAACTAGTCGCAGCAGCTAATCGTAAAAAAGGGGTCTAA
- a CDS encoding cytochrome c biogenesis CcdA family protein yields MSNINAGIALAAGVASFISPCCLPLYPSYLSYITGLSVQQLKSGSNTKEVRIRTITHTLAFILGFSAVFYTLGFGAGLFGQFFNGQRDLIRQLSAILIIVMGLFLLGIFQPQFLLRERKLDLKWKPAGYVGSFIFGIGFSAGWSPCIGPILTAIIALSASEPGTWFTLITAYSIGFALPFFVLAFFLGGARRILKYSNVLMKIGGVLMVFMGILLFTDQMFRITVWLQGITPDWLIF; encoded by the coding sequence TTGTCTAATATCAATGCAGGAATAGCCTTAGCAGCAGGGGTAGCATCATTTATATCACCCTGCTGCTTACCGCTTTATCCCTCTTATTTATCGTATATTACCGGATTATCCGTTCAGCAATTGAAGTCAGGTAGCAATACCAAAGAGGTCCGTATACGCACAATAACCCATACATTGGCATTTATTTTAGGTTTTTCAGCGGTTTTTTACACCTTAGGATTTGGTGCAGGACTATTTGGACAATTTTTTAATGGACAGCGTGATCTGATCCGGCAATTATCGGCGATTTTGATTATTGTGATGGGATTATTTTTGCTTGGGATCTTTCAGCCGCAATTTCTACTTCGCGAACGTAAGCTTGATTTAAAATGGAAGCCGGCGGGTTATGTTGGATCCTTTATTTTTGGTATCGGTTTTTCAGCGGGCTGGTCTCCATGTATTGGACCGATTCTGACTGCGATTATCGCACTTTCTGCAAGTGAGCCTGGCACGTGGTTTACATTAATTACGGCTTATAGCATAGGGTTCGCATTGCCATTCTTTGTCTTAGCCTTCTTTCTTGGAGGAGCCAGACGCATCCTTAAATATTCAAATGTGCTGATGAAGATTGGTGGCGTTCTCATGGTATTTATGGGCATTCTGCTCTTTACAGATCAAATGTTTCGGATCACAGTTTGGCTACAGGGAATCACACCGGATTGGCTCATTTTTTAA
- the yidD gene encoding membrane protein insertion efficiency factor YidD: MATLRRTIQAPIRVYRKYISPIKPATCRFYPTCSAYALEAIEVHGPLKGSWLAAKRIARCHPFNPGGLDPVPPLEEHPTKKDSARAT; encoded by the coding sequence ATGGCTACCCTTCGTAGAACGATTCAGGCTCCCATTCGGGTGTACCGCAAGTACATTTCCCCGATTAAGCCTGCCACTTGTCGCTTCTATCCAACCTGCTCTGCCTATGCACTAGAAGCTATTGAAGTCCATGGTCCACTTAAAGGTTCATGGCTTGCTGCCAAGCGGATTGCTAGATGCCATCCCTTCAATCCAGGGGGACTTGATCCGGTTCCGCCTCTTGAGGAACACCCTACGAAGAAGGATTCTGCTCGCGCGACTTGA
- the splB gene encoding spore photoproduct lyase: MTIVTPEPSTVKRPRKPTALFLPELVFFEPNALNYPKGEKIMEWVKANNIPYRMTTSHNRIMNFPGETEVEQYKIAKRTLVVGLRKTLKFDQSKPSADYAIPIATGCMGHCHYCYLQTTLGAKPYIRVYVNTGDIIDAAKKYIEERNPEITTFEAACTSDPLGLEHITGSLAELITFMAKEPLGRLRFVTKYQHVEPLLALEHKGHTRVRFSVNADYVIKNFEPATSRFEERIEAAGKVARAGYPLGFIIAPIIWYDGWQEGYAELLAKLAQTLPPEVGKGLTFEMIQHRFTKTAKTVIEKRYPKSKLEMDMEKRKKKWGRWGQNKYVYPDEQQTALREFITERIFEHFPEAGIDYFT; the protein is encoded by the coding sequence ATGACTATAGTGACGCCAGAGCCCTCTACTGTAAAAAGACCCAGAAAACCTACTGCACTTTTTCTTCCAGAGCTTGTTTTCTTCGAACCGAATGCTTTAAATTACCCTAAAGGTGAAAAAATAATGGAATGGGTAAAGGCTAACAATATCCCTTATCGTATGACCACATCACATAATCGTATTATGAATTTCCCTGGTGAAACTGAGGTCGAGCAATATAAAATTGCCAAAAGAACGCTTGTTGTCGGCCTACGCAAAACTTTGAAATTTGACCAATCCAAGCCATCGGCTGATTATGCTATTCCCATTGCCACCGGCTGTATGGGGCACTGCCATTATTGCTATTTGCAGACTACCTTAGGAGCAAAGCCCTACATTCGCGTATATGTAAACACAGGTGACATTATAGATGCTGCCAAAAAATATATTGAGGAGCGCAATCCAGAAATCACCACTTTTGAAGCTGCCTGCACATCAGATCCTTTAGGACTTGAGCATATTACCGGCTCTCTGGCAGAACTAATTACATTTATGGCAAAAGAACCCCTTGGCCGTCTGCGCTTTGTGACCAAATACCAACATGTTGAACCACTGCTTGCTTTGGAGCATAAAGGACATACCCGAGTTCGCTTCAGCGTCAACGCAGATTATGTAATCAAAAATTTCGAGCCTGCCACCTCCCGCTTTGAGGAGCGTATTGAAGCCGCTGGAAAGGTAGCACGGGCGGGTTATCCTCTTGGCTTTATCATTGCTCCAATTATTTGGTATGACGGCTGGCAAGAAGGTTATGCTGAGCTACTGGCCAAGTTAGCCCAGACCCTCCCCCCTGAAGTCGGAAAAGGATTAACCTTCGAAATGATTCAGCATCGATTCACCAAAACGGCTAAGACGGTTATAGAGAAGCGCTACCCCAAATCCAAGCTAGAAATGGACATGGAGAAGCGTAAGAAGAAATGGGGACGCTGGGGACAAAATAAATATGTCTATCCAGATGAACAGCAAACCGCCCTGCGAGAGTTTATCACAGAGCGGATATTCGAACATTTTCCAGAAGCAGGAATTGATTATTTCACTTAA
- a CDS encoding copper amine oxidase N-terminal domain-containing protein — protein sequence MDLKKLTLVAVLAISQAASAVPAFAESVNSTSGNTNAVGAAATSATDVMPEATDPLPPMPTEVPGGVVSPTPTPTPIPGATAEPTTTTEPTTTSEPTATTAPTATPLPSATPETTTQPTPTDGVRAAASNQLVLMMNSNKMYQNGVEYLANQPMAVKNGVSYVSIRAMVERVGVKYIYDYKTKETIVTKGSDVMRFKTDSKIYSVNGKNVTMKGPAYQTNGTFMVPLTSITGALGIPYTVDNVQKRVILTLNTKPKASFTVPTEIYAGDPVNFVTSSSSPNGTAIVDERWEGNKQDIYDTPGFYVVSYSVMDANGQWSDPYSVTINVLKPNTPPVANFTTDKDSYKMGEMITYSDLSSDPDGDPIEVTWTNKAEAFFTPGPATVAIQVKDSHGAISTFEKTINISDEILYSKEDFYRLFGAPGSVFNIDGSMVPTWQKVAYNLSSEPYNLIRSNSPETVNTEGITYKETSFGGTRFLVHHKNNMNIKTKVYVIAKNNNLYPTTITTEYVGFGGPSSFPEGTGKMSVERYWKSMITREHYKTTVLQPGESVSILTDLNKIAMKPGEIVSLQADLFSDYPIEYNVMMIEANKDPLTTLPTLPILDRDGVHNRGTYADSTRIITVTDEVGTTPARLLLGDNSSDLNLTGVDPMNGTEASNAGNFGVLYKIKFDRVAPNSLITFNPRGGNYMGPVMVNGQIVQMPNSGSLSSADMNSVIYRTGDYGGSVEILFTAASGSNLPVNFLVTPLPAKK from the coding sequence ATGGATTTGAAGAAATTAACGTTAGTTGCTGTTTTGGCCATATCTCAGGCCGCCTCGGCAGTGCCGGCTTTTGCTGAATCTGTCAATAGTACCTCAGGTAATACCAATGCAGTAGGAGCAGCTGCCACATCTGCGACGGATGTAATGCCAGAAGCTACTGACCCATTACCGCCAATGCCAACTGAGGTACCAGGGGGAGTCGTATCACCTACACCAACTCCAACTCCAATCCCTGGGGCAACAGCTGAACCGACGACAACAACTGAACCGACAACAACATCCGAACCTACAGCAACAACTGCACCAACGGCTACACCACTCCCAAGTGCAACACCTGAAACCACTACACAACCTACACCAACGGATGGTGTTCGTGCTGCAGCTAGTAATCAGCTTGTACTTATGATGAACAGCAACAAAATGTACCAAAACGGCGTTGAGTATTTGGCTAATCAGCCAATGGCCGTGAAGAATGGCGTCTCATACGTTTCGATCCGAGCTATGGTAGAACGCGTAGGTGTGAAATACATTTACGATTATAAAACGAAAGAGACCATTGTTACCAAAGGAAGCGACGTAATGCGCTTTAAAACGGACAGTAAGATCTATTCCGTTAATGGTAAAAATGTGACGATGAAAGGTCCAGCTTACCAAACTAATGGTACATTCATGGTTCCTTTGACGTCCATCACCGGGGCATTAGGCATTCCTTATACCGTTGATAATGTGCAAAAACGAGTAATTCTTACGTTGAACACGAAGCCAAAAGCTTCTTTTACAGTTCCAACTGAAATTTATGCTGGTGATCCTGTGAATTTTGTAACTTCCAGCTCTTCACCGAATGGTACGGCCATTGTCGATGAACGCTGGGAAGGAAATAAGCAAGATATCTATGATACACCAGGATTTTATGTAGTATCCTATTCCGTTATGGATGCGAATGGACAGTGGAGTGATCCTTACTCTGTGACCATCAACGTACTAAAACCAAATACACCGCCAGTCGCTAATTTCACGACAGACAAAGATTCTTACAAGATGGGTGAAATGATCACTTATTCGGATCTAAGCAGCGACCCAGACGGTGATCCAATTGAAGTGACTTGGACGAACAAAGCAGAAGCTTTCTTTACACCAGGTCCAGCAACAGTCGCTATTCAAGTCAAAGATTCACATGGCGCAATCAGCACTTTTGAGAAAACCATTAATATTTCAGATGAAATCTTGTACAGTAAAGAAGATTTCTATAGATTATTCGGTGCTCCGGGTAGCGTATTTAACATCGACGGATCGATGGTTCCAACTTGGCAGAAGGTAGCCTATAATCTTTCTTCTGAGCCATATAACCTTATTCGCAGTAATAGTCCAGAAACAGTGAATACGGAAGGAATCACATATAAAGAAACATCATTCGGCGGAACTCGCTTCTTGGTCCACCATAAGAATAATATGAATATTAAAACGAAGGTGTATGTGATTGCTAAGAATAACAATCTGTACCCTACGACAATTACAACAGAGTATGTAGGCTTTGGCGGTCCAAGTTCATTTCCAGAAGGCACTGGTAAAATGTCTGTGGAACGTTACTGGAAGTCTATGATTACTAGGGAACATTATAAGACAACGGTCCTTCAACCAGGAGAAAGCGTCTCGATTCTTACGGATCTAAACAAAATTGCAATGAAACCAGGCGAGATTGTATCCCTCCAAGCGGATTTGTTTAGCGATTATCCTATTGAATATAATGTCATGATGATCGAAGCGAATAAAGATCCTCTAACTACACTTCCTACACTTCCAATATTGGATCGTGATGGGGTGCATAACCGAGGAACTTATGCTGATTCTACACGCATCATCACGGTTACCGACGAAGTAGGAACAACTCCTGCGAGACTTCTTCTCGGTGACAATTCGAGTGATTTGAATTTGACCGGTGTAGACCCAATGAATGGTACTGAAGCATCCAATGCAGGTAACTTTGGTGTGTTATACAAAATCAAATTCGACCGTGTTGCACCTAATTCATTGATTACGTTTAATCCACGTGGCGGTAATTACATGGGACCAGTTATGGTTAATGGTCAAATCGTACAAATGCCGAATTCAGGAAGTCTCTCTAGTGCTGATATGAACAGTGTGATTTATCGTACTGGCGATTATGGCGGCTCCGTGGAGATTTTGTTCACAGCAGCTTCTGGTAGTAACTTGCCGGTGAATTTCCTGGTTACACCGCTGCCAGCGAAGAAATAA